Proteins co-encoded in one Waddlia chondrophila WSU 86-1044 genomic window:
- the rpmA gene encoding 50S ribosomal protein L27: MAHKKGQGSSRNGRDSISKRLGVKRTHGEVIKAGTIIVRQRGTKWHPGTNVKRGNDDTLFALCDGVVDFRKTNKTVVSVKA; encoded by the coding sequence ATGGCTCATAAGAAAGGACAAGGATCTTCCCGCAACGGACGCGATTCCATTTCCAAACGTCTGGGCGTAAAAAGAACTCATGGGGAAGTGATTAAGGCCGGAACAATTATCGTTCGCCAGCGCGGAACCAAATGGCATCCGGGAACGAATGTCAAGAGAGGAAACGATGATACTTTGTTTGCTCTTTGCGACGGAGTTGTCGATTTCCGTAAGACGAACAAGACTGTTGTCTCCGTTAAGGCGTAA
- the guaB gene encoding IMP dehydrogenase: MKIEHFFQLFSGTSLTYDDLILLPQFVDFSIEEINLSTRLTREIFLNSPIVSSPMDTVTESELAIAIALQGGIGMIHYNMTPEEQRQEALKVKRFKNGFISEPITLPPEASIKEVIKIRQEQGYSTIPITEDGSPRSRLLGMISKYDYSSLTPDYQKNLVKERMVPVNHLPCATFEELCDKDGHFDLRHANEKLLEAHSAALPIIDKDGKLLYLITRSDVDKHQNFPNAALDAANSLLVGAAVETWKSKAEARIEILSNVVDVIIFDTSQGYTQYEIDLIRWTKHHHPHLQVIGGNVVTEEACEALIKAGADAIRVGMGSGSICTTQEVGGIGRGQATAVYACASTCRKHGVPVIADGGISKSSDIVKALALGAETVMLGSLLASTDEAPGRSQIKDGIRLKEYRGMGSSQAMEKGSSVRYGTHQSKIRMPEGVAGLVPSRGSISEWIPCLLQGVKQGFHKLGFAAITDLEGKIQIEKRSEEAKREGQVHHLYEYHLDSQPQLEKTKETSLNPKKYFTITHS; the protein is encoded by the coding sequence ATGAAAATTGAACACTTTTTTCAACTTTTCTCAGGGACGAGCCTCACATACGACGACCTCATCCTCCTTCCGCAATTTGTTGATTTTTCCATTGAAGAGATTAACCTCTCTACGCGATTGACTCGAGAGATCTTTCTGAATTCACCTATCGTCAGCTCTCCTATGGACACTGTGACAGAATCTGAGCTGGCGATCGCCATCGCTCTTCAAGGGGGGATTGGCATGATCCACTACAATATGACACCTGAAGAGCAAAGACAAGAAGCCCTTAAGGTGAAGAGATTTAAAAATGGATTTATTTCTGAACCGATCACACTCCCTCCTGAAGCTTCAATTAAAGAGGTGATCAAAATCAGGCAGGAACAAGGCTACTCGACAATTCCGATCACTGAAGACGGCTCCCCACGCAGCCGTCTTCTTGGAATGATTTCAAAATACGATTACTCATCTCTGACACCCGATTATCAAAAGAACCTGGTCAAAGAAAGAATGGTTCCCGTTAACCACCTGCCATGCGCAACATTTGAAGAACTTTGCGATAAAGACGGCCACTTCGACCTCCGCCATGCAAATGAAAAACTTTTAGAAGCACACAGCGCAGCCCTTCCGATCATCGACAAAGATGGAAAGCTGCTTTACCTAATCACCCGCTCCGATGTGGATAAACATCAAAATTTTCCTAATGCTGCCTTAGACGCTGCCAATAGCCTGCTTGTCGGCGCGGCTGTCGAAACATGGAAATCCAAAGCAGAAGCAAGAATTGAAATTCTTTCCAATGTCGTCGATGTGATTATCTTTGACACCTCTCAAGGGTACACCCAGTACGAGATCGACCTGATCAGGTGGACAAAGCATCATCACCCCCATCTGCAAGTCATCGGAGGAAATGTCGTCACAGAAGAGGCGTGCGAAGCGCTCATCAAAGCGGGGGCAGATGCTATCAGAGTAGGAATGGGATCCGGATCAATCTGTACAACACAAGAGGTGGGAGGAATTGGCAGGGGACAAGCAACTGCTGTCTATGCTTGCGCAAGCACCTGCCGCAAGCATGGAGTGCCGGTCATTGCCGACGGGGGAATTTCGAAAAGTTCAGATATCGTCAAAGCTCTGGCACTGGGCGCAGAAACAGTGATGCTTGGCTCTCTTTTAGCCTCGACGGATGAAGCACCTGGACGCAGCCAAATCAAGGACGGCATCCGTTTAAAGGAATACCGAGGCATGGGATCAAGCCAAGCAATGGAAAAGGGAAGTTCAGTACGCTATGGCACTCATCAAAGCAAAATCCGCATGCCTGAAGGAGTTGCTGGACTCGTTCCTTCGCGCGGATCCATCTCTGAATGGATCCCCTGTCTACTGCAAGGAGTAAAACAGGGATTTCATAAACTGGGATTCGCAGCAATCACCGATCTGGAGGGTAAAATCCAGATTGAAAAGCGATCGGAAGAGGCGAAGCGTGAAGGGCAGGTTCACCACCTCTATGAATATCACCTGGACTCTCAACCACAGCTTGAAAAAACCAAGGAAACATCTTTAAATCCTAAAAAATATTTTACAATAACGCATTCATAA
- the polA gene encoding DNA polymerase I, translating into MMKRLFIIDASGYLYRSYHAIQNLTNAQGESTNALYGFIRSLLKLIKDFEPKHMVAVFDGPKGTERRKTLYPNYKANRKAMPEDLRYQIEWAQEFCDLLGIPKLVVPQVEADDTMGSVAKWAEQKGTEVYLCTSDKDLCQLVSEKIFVLNTHKNNLIMGSKEVKESFGVSPSQMIDYLAIVGDASDNVPGIPGFGAKTAAKVLEEIGTLDHLLSHPEKLKGKKQEAVRTSAGTAKLSQKLVTIDTSIDFPKEGEFFEMALPKLKELQQFYTDKNFNTLSRELKHESENEEQLDYALIDDESSLDQLIEVLQKEKEICFDTETTHWHPLKAELVGIGFCIKQGAAWYIPMNGKLGLEKALKKLAPLFENSRIGFYAHHLKYDLHILKNYGISLANISFDTILASYILTPHLRQHSLDALTLEHFGKTKIPTSDLIGKGKNQITMLEVPIEKVCAYCCEDVDYTYRLKQIFASELKKRKLEPLLFDLELPLLKVLSKMEREGIFLDAPILKTLEKAVNTDLQRLENEIHAIADEPFNLKSPKQLSGILFEKMKIPPPKKTATGYSTSAEVLETLQNEYAIAKKMLEFRSLEKLRSSYIETLPKEINPKTGRIHPTFNQSVAATGRLSCQDPNLQQIPIRTPLGREVRKAFRPEKQGWSYLSADYSQIELRLLAHFSEDPTLISAFENNEDIHTHTAATVLNIPLEQVTKEQRRQAKAVNFGILYGQQAWGLSKELGISLEEASAFIKTYFQRYQRVKDFVESCKEKTRKTGRAMTIIGRERPIPEIDSKNPQIRGAAERLAVNTPLQGTAADLIKKAMIVIDEKLMRGQHLGFMILQIHDELIFEIPDFEITAIEQLVISSMEGVYQLRVPLTVDVSIGKNWKEC; encoded by the coding sequence ATGATGAAAAGACTGTTTATCATCGACGCGTCAGGCTACCTGTACCGCTCCTACCATGCCATACAGAATTTGACAAACGCTCAAGGAGAGTCGACAAATGCCCTTTACGGATTTATCCGCTCTCTCTTGAAATTGATCAAAGATTTCGAACCGAAGCACATGGTTGCCGTTTTTGACGGTCCTAAGGGCACAGAGAGAAGAAAAACCCTTTACCCAAACTACAAGGCCAACCGCAAGGCGATGCCGGAAGATTTGCGTTATCAAATCGAGTGGGCCCAGGAATTTTGCGATCTTCTAGGCATCCCGAAATTGGTTGTTCCTCAAGTTGAAGCAGATGATACGATGGGATCTGTTGCCAAATGGGCGGAGCAAAAAGGAACAGAAGTGTACCTGTGCACAAGCGATAAAGATCTCTGCCAGCTTGTCAGTGAGAAGATCTTTGTTCTTAATACCCACAAAAACAACCTAATTATGGGATCCAAAGAGGTGAAGGAATCGTTTGGTGTTTCCCCCTCTCAAATGATCGATTACCTGGCAATTGTGGGAGATGCTTCCGATAACGTTCCGGGAATCCCGGGGTTTGGAGCAAAAACTGCGGCCAAAGTGTTGGAAGAAATCGGCACTCTCGACCATCTTCTCTCCCATCCGGAAAAACTGAAAGGAAAAAAACAAGAAGCAGTCAGGACATCTGCTGGCACAGCAAAATTGAGTCAAAAGCTGGTGACCATCGACACTTCAATCGATTTTCCTAAAGAGGGCGAATTCTTTGAAATGGCTTTGCCAAAACTCAAAGAGCTGCAGCAATTTTATACCGATAAAAATTTTAATACCCTTTCTCGCGAGCTTAAGCATGAATCGGAAAATGAAGAGCAGCTAGACTATGCCCTAATCGATGACGAGAGTTCGTTGGATCAGCTGATTGAAGTGCTGCAGAAAGAAAAAGAGATCTGCTTCGACACAGAAACGACTCACTGGCATCCTTTAAAGGCAGAGCTAGTCGGCATTGGCTTTTGCATCAAGCAAGGCGCTGCCTGGTATATCCCGATGAACGGAAAGCTTGGGCTGGAAAAAGCGCTGAAAAAGCTCGCTCCTTTATTTGAAAACAGCAGGATCGGCTTTTACGCCCATCACTTAAAATATGATCTTCATATCCTGAAAAATTACGGAATCTCCCTTGCGAATATCTCCTTCGACACCATTTTAGCATCCTATATCCTAACTCCTCATCTCAGACAGCACTCCCTGGATGCCCTGACGTTAGAACACTTTGGCAAAACGAAAATTCCCACTAGCGATTTAATCGGTAAAGGGAAGAATCAAATCACAATGCTTGAAGTTCCGATTGAAAAAGTTTGCGCCTACTGCTGTGAAGATGTCGACTATACGTATCGATTGAAACAAATTTTTGCCTCTGAGTTGAAAAAACGGAAATTGGAACCTCTGCTCTTCGATTTGGAACTTCCCCTTCTCAAAGTACTTAGCAAAATGGAAAGAGAAGGAATTTTTCTGGATGCTCCTATTCTGAAAACATTGGAGAAAGCGGTTAACACTGATTTACAACGACTTGAAAACGAGATACATGCGATTGCCGACGAGCCGTTCAACCTCAAATCGCCGAAGCAACTAAGCGGGATTCTTTTTGAGAAGATGAAAATCCCTCCTCCGAAAAAAACGGCGACAGGGTACTCAACGTCTGCAGAAGTATTAGAAACACTGCAAAACGAATACGCTATCGCGAAGAAAATGCTTGAGTTTCGTTCATTGGAAAAATTGCGCTCCTCCTATATTGAAACGCTTCCTAAAGAGATTAATCCGAAAACCGGCCGGATCCACCCAACCTTCAACCAATCTGTTGCTGCAACTGGAAGGCTCTCTTGTCAAGATCCCAATTTACAACAGATCCCTATCCGCACTCCTCTTGGCAGAGAGGTACGCAAAGCGTTTCGTCCGGAAAAGCAGGGGTGGAGTTATCTGTCAGCCGACTATTCTCAGATCGAGCTTAGGCTTTTAGCGCATTTCAGTGAAGATCCTACGCTCATTTCAGCTTTTGAAAATAACGAAGACATCCACACCCACACCGCGGCAACAGTGTTGAATATCCCTCTTGAACAAGTGACAAAAGAACAAAGAAGGCAAGCAAAAGCCGTCAATTTCGGCATTCTTTATGGTCAGCAAGCATGGGGACTTTCGAAAGAGCTGGGGATCTCCCTCGAAGAAGCAAGCGCTTTTATCAAGACGTATTTTCAGCGTTATCAAAGAGTGAAAGACTTTGTCGAGTCCTGTAAAGAGAAAACACGAAAAACCGGCCGGGCAATGACGATCATCGGCCGCGAACGCCCTATTCCTGAGATCGATAGTAAAAATCCACAGATTCGAGGGGCAGCCGAGAGGCTTGCTGTGAACACTCCTCTCCAAGGAACAGCTGCGGATTTGATCAAGAAAGCCATGATTGTCATTGATGAAAAACTGATGAGAGGGCAACATTTGGGCTTTATGATATTGCAGATCCATGATGAGCTCATCTTTGAAATCCCCGATTTCGAGATCACAGCGATAGAACAATTAGTGATCAGCAGCATGGAGGGAGTTTATCAATTGCGGGTTCCTCTGACAGTAGACGTCTCTATTGGCAAAAATTGGAAAGAATGTTAA
- the obgE gene encoding GTPase ObgE, translating to MFTDRVSIELAAGKGGNGVVAWRREKYIPKGGPAGGNGGRGGSVIIQADEQLLSLEWFRQRFHFRAENGQQGGPNRMQGKSGKDLILKVPCGTLVKDAKTGEILCDLTEPKQRWEACKGGRGGRGNATFKTSTNRAPNQCTPGKPGEEIAVELELKLIADVGLVGFPNAGKSTLISSLAKVKVKIAPYPFTTLAPNLGYIEKNDYTRLFIADIPGIIKDAHLDRGLGFEFLRHIERTKFLIFVLDASGIDGRNPSEDFQVLRQEIGKYNPALLDRPYYVVLNKIDSEEAQLHLEHFHKTHRIDAAFLFELSALTGEGVEHLKNTLKSV from the coding sequence ATGTTTACTGATCGCGTTTCCATAGAACTGGCTGCCGGAAAAGGGGGCAACGGAGTTGTTGCCTGGCGTCGGGAAAAATACATCCCCAAAGGCGGTCCTGCCGGAGGCAACGGCGGTCGTGGAGGCTCTGTGATCATCCAAGCGGATGAACAGCTGCTTTCGTTGGAATGGTTTCGTCAACGCTTCCACTTTCGAGCAGAGAACGGGCAGCAAGGCGGCCCGAATCGTATGCAAGGAAAAAGTGGAAAAGATTTAATTTTAAAAGTTCCTTGCGGAACTCTAGTCAAAGACGCAAAAACCGGTGAAATTCTCTGCGATCTGACCGAGCCTAAACAAAGGTGGGAAGCGTGCAAAGGAGGGCGTGGGGGACGCGGCAATGCCACTTTTAAAACCTCAACAAATCGAGCTCCTAATCAGTGCACACCAGGCAAACCTGGCGAAGAGATTGCAGTTGAATTGGAGTTGAAGCTGATTGCCGATGTCGGTTTAGTTGGTTTCCCGAACGCAGGCAAGTCGACATTAATTTCCAGTCTGGCAAAAGTAAAAGTGAAAATTGCTCCCTATCCTTTTACAACGTTGGCTCCCAATCTTGGATACATTGAAAAAAATGATTACACCCGTTTGTTTATTGCAGATATTCCGGGCATCATTAAAGACGCTCATCTGGATCGTGGACTAGGATTTGAATTTTTGCGTCATATTGAGCGCACTAAGTTTCTGATTTTTGTGCTGGATGCTTCCGGAATTGATGGAAGAAACCCTTCGGAGGATTTCCAAGTTCTTCGGCAAGAAATCGGCAAATACAATCCGGCCCTTTTGGATCGGCCTTATTACGTTGTGTTGAATAAGATCGATTCCGAAGAAGCGCAGCTGCATTTGGAACATTTTCACAAAACGCATCGCATTGATGCAGCTTTTCTTTTTGAGCTTTCGGCTTTGACAGGCGAAGGTGTTGAACACTTAAAAAACACTTTAAAAAGCGTCTAA
- the rplU gene encoding 50S ribosomal protein L21, translating into MYAIIKSGGKQYRVAKDDVIDVELLHVDQGSAVEFSEVLFVNDGTEALIGEPVVAGYLVKGEVVGTSAGPKVSSLKYRPRGHTQKHWGHRQHYTRVKITDIASSGKVEEKKAAPKKAVPKKKKEEDK; encoded by the coding sequence ATGTACGCCATCATTAAGTCAGGTGGAAAACAGTATCGCGTTGCAAAAGACGATGTGATTGATGTGGAATTGCTTCATGTAGATCAGGGGTCCGCTGTGGAATTTAGCGAAGTTCTTTTTGTTAACGACGGAACTGAAGCTTTAATCGGCGAACCTGTTGTCGCAGGTTACCTCGTTAAAGGAGAAGTGGTTGGAACTTCCGCTGGTCCGAAAGTCAGCAGCTTGAAGTACAGGCCTCGCGGCCATACCCAAAAGCATTGGGGGCACAGGCAGCACTACACCCGCGTAAAAATCACGGATATCGCTTCATCTGGAAAAGTCGAAGAAAAGAAGGCTGCTCCCAAAAAAGCTGTGCCTAAGAAGAAAAAAGAAGAGGATAAATAA
- the xopAK gene encoding XopAK family type III secretion system effector, which translates to MFPLDHAIFSDSDSIDLDFWDLGYTDDLLGRFQGPMEILQTHEQPRNLAEARYDLARKQYSHLYQCRELISGYPDIKDILVVEMDYFEVVSVKEEKYLSTVGLGPCLGICARGWTEEGECFLGLAHLSIQSPRLCLEQLTDKLKGQGCLDHSIQFFVIGGMKSICEEEGSGSLESETEILELSNEFNIQGVLFNLVEREGEPFLSVIISETCVYYTRDQSFAEKHYRISDTKLIGCSSSDDEMSFESCSSSSKCSC; encoded by the coding sequence ATGTTTCCACTTGATCATGCGATTTTTTCGGATAGCGATTCAATAGATCTCGATTTTTGGGATCTTGGTTATACAGATGATCTTTTAGGGCGCTTCCAGGGTCCTATGGAAATTTTGCAAACACATGAACAGCCTCGCAATCTAGCAGAAGCTCGGTATGATCTGGCAAGAAAACAATATAGTCATCTTTACCAATGCCGCGAGTTAATTTCTGGCTATCCCGATATTAAAGACATTCTTGTTGTTGAAATGGATTATTTTGAAGTGGTTTCAGTTAAAGAGGAAAAATATTTGTCGACTGTTGGACTTGGGCCGTGTCTTGGGATTTGTGCAAGAGGCTGGACGGAAGAAGGGGAGTGCTTTCTAGGGCTGGCGCATTTATCCATACAGTCTCCCAGGTTGTGTCTTGAGCAATTAACAGATAAGCTTAAAGGTCAAGGGTGTTTGGATCATTCCATTCAATTTTTTGTTATTGGCGGAATGAAATCGATCTGTGAAGAGGAAGGTAGTGGATCGCTTGAATCTGAAACTGAAATACTGGAGCTTTCAAATGAATTTAACATTCAAGGGGTGTTATTTAACCTTGTGGAAAGAGAGGGTGAACCGTTCTTAAGTGTCATTATTTCGGAAACTTGTGTTTATTACACGAGAGACCAAAGCTTTGCGGAAAAACACTATCGGATCTCTGATACCAAGTTAATTGGCTGCTCCTCTTCTGATGATGAAATGAGCTTTGAAAGTTGCAGTTCCAGTAGTAAATGTTCGTGTTAA
- a CDS encoding D-2-hydroxyacid dehydrogenase, with the protein MQIVLLQNRLTDGEVAELIDEFPQFLFLAAYEIPFNQLSKEEWERVEIIYGNRLSKENLQFAHQLRWIHSPVPNLNPLCLDQLEKKGNVIVTVTREENAYQIGEYVMCGILAFAKNLFHWMKAGESPSLLWNSKWRESMWTLKNKIFIQIGLGKVGTEIARRARQLEMKVWGVQEKRSFHPYCHKVFDMEELNAILPEGDVVCAALPRPQQKRTLFGKQEIKLMKEGSIFVMIGSKSLIDEGSLVNEKDANKFRGILIDAFYQVPIPPTSKLWKLPNAVITPEVAPRPKSEGKEAYSLFRYNLRQYTHGNFSDMRNAVGTKKTLIT; encoded by the coding sequence ATGCAAATTGTTCTTTTACAAAACCGATTGACAGACGGTGAAGTGGCAGAACTTATCGACGAGTTTCCTCAGTTTCTTTTTTTAGCCGCATACGAGATCCCCTTCAACCAGCTAAGCAAAGAGGAGTGGGAAAGAGTAGAAATCATTTACGGCAACCGATTATCAAAAGAGAATTTGCAATTTGCCCATCAATTGCGATGGATCCATTCACCTGTTCCCAACTTAAACCCTCTGTGTCTAGACCAATTAGAGAAAAAAGGCAATGTCATTGTAACTGTCACCCGCGAAGAAAACGCTTATCAAATTGGCGAATATGTCATGTGCGGGATACTGGCATTTGCAAAAAATTTATTTCATTGGATGAAAGCGGGCGAATCCCCTTCTCTTCTGTGGAATAGCAAATGGCGTGAATCGATGTGGACGCTTAAAAATAAAATCTTCATCCAAATCGGCTTAGGAAAAGTTGGCACTGAAATTGCTCGCCGAGCCCGGCAACTGGAGATGAAAGTCTGGGGAGTGCAAGAAAAGCGGTCTTTTCATCCCTATTGCCACAAAGTTTTTGATATGGAGGAGCTGAACGCGATCCTTCCCGAGGGAGATGTCGTCTGTGCAGCGCTTCCAAGACCTCAGCAAAAGAGAACTTTATTTGGAAAACAGGAAATTAAGTTAATGAAGGAAGGTTCAATCTTTGTCATGATTGGATCTAAATCTTTAATTGACGAAGGATCCCTTGTAAACGAAAAAGACGCAAATAAATTTCGGGGAATTCTCATTGACGCATTCTATCAGGTGCCGATTCCTCCCACTTCCAAGCTATGGAAATTGCCAAATGCTGTGATCACGCCTGAAGTCGCGCCTCGTCCTAAGTCGGAAGGTAAAGAAGCATACAGTCTTTTCCGTTACAATCTCAGGCAATATACCCACGGAAATTTCTCCGATATGCGTAATGCCGTCGGCACGAAAAAAACTTTGATTACGTAA
- the rho gene encoding transcription termination factor Rho, giving the protein MNIDQLNQLGKQLGIKHTGSLTKSQMVFEIVKSISENPNEILYGEGVLEILPDGFGFLRSTNYNYLPSAEDIYVSPAQIRRFDLKKGDTVKGTIRPPKEKEKFFALLRVDTINDQTPDQARERIHFENLTPLYPDERLVMETASEKLSTRVLDLAAPIGKGQRGLIVAPPRTGKTIILQNIANAIATNNKEITLIVLLIDERPEEVTDMQRIVKGEVISSTFDEPPERHVQVAEMAIEKARRLVEHGRDVVILLDSITRLARAYNTVQPHSGKILTGGIDANALHKPKRFFGAARNIEQGGSLTIIATALIETGSRMDEVIFEEFKGTGNMELVLDRRLADRRLYPAIDLIKSGTRKEELLYHPSELEKIYLLRQAVADLTSVDAMNLLLGRLKKTKQNVEFLLSMKD; this is encoded by the coding sequence ATGAATATCGATCAGCTGAACCAATTGGGCAAACAGCTGGGCATCAAGCATACAGGCTCGCTGACTAAGTCTCAAATGGTGTTTGAGATTGTCAAATCGATCTCTGAAAATCCTAACGAGATCCTTTATGGAGAAGGGGTTTTGGAGATCTTGCCGGACGGATTCGGATTCCTCCGTTCGACGAACTATAATTATCTTCCTTCGGCAGAAGATATTTATGTCTCTCCGGCGCAGATTAGGCGCTTCGATCTCAAAAAAGGGGATACTGTCAAAGGAACGATCCGCCCTCCCAAAGAAAAAGAGAAATTTTTCGCTCTTTTAAGAGTCGATACAATCAACGACCAGACGCCTGACCAAGCTCGGGAACGGATCCACTTTGAAAATCTAACCCCGCTTTATCCCGATGAACGGCTTGTGATGGAAACTGCATCTGAAAAGCTGTCGACTCGCGTCCTCGACTTGGCTGCTCCAATCGGTAAAGGGCAGCGCGGCCTCATTGTCGCCCCTCCTCGTACGGGAAAGACGATTATTCTGCAGAACATTGCCAATGCGATTGCAACGAATAACAAAGAGATCACACTGATCGTTCTGCTGATTGACGAAAGACCGGAAGAAGTCACCGACATGCAGAGAATTGTCAAAGGGGAAGTGATCTCTTCAACTTTTGACGAACCTCCCGAGCGTCACGTCCAGGTTGCCGAAATGGCGATCGAAAAAGCGCGCCGTCTGGTCGAGCATGGCCGCGATGTCGTCATTCTTCTTGATTCGATCACTCGTCTGGCTCGTGCATACAACACGGTTCAGCCCCATTCAGGCAAAATTCTAACCGGTGGTATCGATGCAAACGCTCTGCATAAACCGAAGCGTTTCTTCGGTGCAGCACGAAACATTGAACAGGGCGGTTCTTTAACGATTATTGCAACAGCGTTAATTGAAACAGGATCACGGATGGACGAAGTGATCTTCGAAGAATTCAAAGGCACAGGCAATATGGAGCTTGTCCTTGACAGACGCCTTGCTGACCGCCGGCTCTACCCTGCGATCGACCTAATCAAAAGCGGTACACGCAAAGAAGAACTGCTCTACCATCCAAGCGAACTGGAAAAAATCTATCTACTGCGTCAAGCAGTGGCAGATTTGACTTCTGTCGATGCGATGAACTTGCTCCTTGGACGCTTAAAGAAAACCAAGCAAAATGTCGAATTTTTGTTATCAATGAAAGATTAA
- the coaE gene encoding dephospho-CoA kinase (Dephospho-CoA kinase (CoaE) performs the final step in coenzyme A biosynthesis.), translating into MLRLKKVAVTGGISSGKSLICQYFSEFGAYVIDADKIVHQLLNPDTEIGQKVVALLGERILDKQTISRSRVAKLVFLNPRLLKSLENLLHPLVYEEINRIYKKVAHEKNPPPLFVAEVPLLFESGGEAYFDQTIAVVSIQEKCWERYRASTGNEREDFNRRTACQLPQHVKAEKADIVIHNEGSIESLKKQTKTIYESLRQCT; encoded by the coding sequence ATGTTAAGATTGAAGAAAGTAGCCGTTACGGGCGGCATCTCGAGTGGTAAATCACTAATATGTCAGTACTTCAGCGAATTCGGCGCTTATGTGATCGATGCTGATAAGATCGTCCATCAATTACTCAATCCTGATACAGAAATAGGACAAAAAGTGGTCGCTCTTTTGGGTGAGCGCATATTAGACAAACAAACGATCAGCCGCTCCAGAGTTGCCAAGCTTGTATTTCTTAACCCAAGGTTATTAAAGTCTTTAGAGAACCTCCTGCATCCTCTAGTGTATGAAGAGATTAACCGCATCTACAAAAAAGTCGCACATGAGAAAAATCCTCCCCCTCTTTTTGTGGCGGAAGTTCCCTTGCTATTTGAAAGCGGCGGAGAAGCCTACTTTGATCAAACGATTGCAGTTGTCTCTATTCAGGAAAAATGTTGGGAAAGATATCGGGCTTCAACGGGAAACGAAAGGGAAGACTTTAATCGGAGGACAGCCTGCCAATTGCCGCAGCATGTAAAAGCGGAAAAAGCAGATATCGTCATCCATAACGAGGGATCGATAGAATCCCTGAAAAAGCAAACAAAAACAATCTATGAATCACTTAGGCAGTGTACTTAA
- a CDS encoding S49 family peptidase, whose protein sequence is MTQSITRSIIRSFLSALFSVLGFLAGVFLIIALLGAMLKDKKDGLEAKSYYSPTIVANADKERTAASDNAPVILKLSISGLIGTESLNMNTVSQILQESREGLFKNDRVKAVLVQISSPGGTVVDSDGIYRALKQYKKDYNVPIYGFVDGLCASGGMYIASACDKVYATDVSLIGSVGVLSPAFFNFTELMEKVGVDAKVLSAGKGKDALNPLRPWKEGEADSLKAIIDSYYNQFVDIVVENRPDIKRTHLINDYGAHVYLASKAQELGYIDGSGFTYEETMKLLAKEMGIEDDYYQVVRMERKFDLSDYFNNGTMLFNGRVKHQIDLSPSFDLNLMNQYLYLYMP, encoded by the coding sequence ATGACTCAATCCATCACACGTTCTATCATCCGCTCTTTTCTCTCCGCCCTCTTCAGCGTGCTGGGATTTCTTGCCGGCGTCTTTCTTATTATTGCACTTCTAGGAGCTATGCTCAAAGATAAAAAGGATGGGCTGGAAGCTAAATCCTATTACTCTCCGACAATCGTTGCCAATGCCGATAAGGAAAGAACCGCGGCTTCCGATAACGCTCCTGTGATTTTAAAACTTTCAATCTCCGGATTGATCGGAACCGAATCGCTGAACATGAATACTGTCAGCCAAATTTTGCAAGAGTCGCGCGAAGGATTGTTTAAAAACGATAGAGTCAAAGCCGTGTTGGTTCAGATCAGCAGTCCCGGGGGAACTGTTGTTGATTCCGATGGCATCTACCGAGCACTGAAGCAATACAAAAAAGATTACAATGTTCCCATCTATGGATTTGTCGATGGCCTTTGCGCTTCGGGAGGAATGTATATCGCCTCCGCCTGTGATAAGGTGTACGCTACCGACGTCAGCCTAATCGGCAGCGTCGGCGTTCTTTCTCCCGCGTTTTTCAATTTTACCGAACTCATGGAAAAAGTCGGCGTCGACGCCAAAGTGCTTTCTGCAGGAAAAGGAAAGGACGCCCTCAACCCGCTCCGCCCCTGGAAAGAAGGGGAAGCCGATTCTCTTAAAGCGATCATCGACAGTTATTACAATCAGTTTGTCGATATCGTTGTTGAAAACCGTCCGGACATCAAGCGCACGCATTTGATCAACGATTATGGAGCGCATGTTTATCTGGCTTCCAAAGCACAGGAACTCGGCTATATCGACGGATCGGGCTTCACTTACGAAGAAACAATGAAACTTCTCGCCAAAGAGATGGGGATTGAAGACGACTATTACCAAGTTGTCCGTATGGAAAGAAAATTCGATCTTTCAGACTATTTTAACAACGGGACCATGCTTTTCAACGGTAGAGTGAAACACCAAATCGATCTCTCCCCAAGCTTTGATCTCAATTTAATGAATCAATACCTCTATTTGTATATGCCCTAG